One Nodosilinea sp. FACHB-141 genomic window carries:
- a CDS encoding sugar ABC transporter substrate-binding protein: MRLFRRARMLAAFLIGLLLVQLVNACSAGPQAGDRTRLTIATVNNGDMVVMQDLSSHFEADNPDIELRWVVLEENILRQRTTTDVASQGGQFDVLTIGSYETPIWARRGWLRSLDGLPAEYDVDDLIDPIRTGLSYEDNLYAVPFYGESSMLYYRTDLFDKAGITVPPNPTYAQVGEWASQVHDPTNGVYGICLRGKPGWGENMAFLTTLVNTFGGRWFDMDWQPTIDSPEWQNAVNYYVDVMNQYGPPGASSNGFNENLALFSTGKCGMWIDATVAAGLLSNPEQSQVADRLGFARAPVESYPNGSNWLWSWALAIPATSQSPEAAERFVAWATSKEYVQLVADEYGWVSVPPGTRTSTYENPDYQAAAPFAATVLTSIQSADITNPSPLPTPYKGVQYVDIPEFQAIGTQVGQRMASALTNQVSVDQAIAQSQTVAERFMRHTGYIE; this comes from the coding sequence ATGCGCTTATTTCGCCGAGCCCGAATGCTGGCAGCATTCCTCATTGGCCTGCTGCTGGTGCAGCTGGTCAATGCCTGTTCAGCAGGCCCCCAGGCCGGGGACCGCACTCGTCTAACCATCGCCACCGTCAACAACGGCGACATGGTGGTGATGCAAGACCTGTCGAGCCATTTCGAAGCCGACAACCCCGATATCGAGCTGCGCTGGGTGGTGCTAGAGGAAAACATTCTGCGCCAGCGCACCACCACCGATGTGGCCAGCCAGGGCGGTCAGTTCGATGTATTGACGATTGGGTCCTACGAAACGCCAATCTGGGCCAGGCGGGGCTGGCTGCGATCGCTCGACGGGCTGCCCGCCGAGTACGACGTTGACGACCTGATCGACCCGATTCGCACCGGGCTTTCCTACGAAGACAACCTCTATGCGGTGCCCTTCTACGGCGAAAGCTCGATGCTTTACTACCGCACCGACCTGTTTGACAAGGCGGGCATTACGGTGCCCCCCAACCCCACCTATGCCCAGGTGGGCGAGTGGGCCAGCCAGGTGCACGACCCAACCAACGGCGTCTACGGCATTTGCCTGCGGGGCAAGCCGGGCTGGGGCGAGAATATGGCCTTTCTCACCACCCTGGTCAACACCTTCGGCGGCCGCTGGTTCGACATGGACTGGCAGCCCACCATCGACAGCCCCGAGTGGCAAAACGCCGTCAATTATTACGTTGATGTGATGAACCAGTACGGGCCGCCCGGAGCCAGTTCCAACGGCTTCAACGAAAACTTGGCCCTGTTCTCCACCGGCAAGTGCGGCATGTGGATCGATGCCACCGTCGCTGCCGGGCTGCTCTCGAACCCTGAGCAGTCGCAGGTGGCCGATCGCCTCGGCTTTGCCCGCGCCCCAGTCGAGTCTTACCCCAACGGCTCTAACTGGCTGTGGTCTTGGGCGCTAGCGATTCCGGCCACATCCCAGTCGCCCGAGGCCGCCGAGCGCTTCGTCGCCTGGGCCACCTCCAAGGAGTACGTCCAGCTGGTTGCGGATGAGTACGGCTGGGTCTCAGTTCCACCGGGCACCCGCACCTCCACCTACGAAAACCCTGACTACCAAGCCGCCGCTCCCTTCGCCGCCACCGTGCTGACCTCCATCCAGTCAGCCGATATCACCAACCCTTCCCCACTGCCGACCCCCTACAAGGGCGTGCAGTACGTGGATATTCCTGAATTTCAGGCGATCGGCACCCAGGTCGGCCAACGCATGGCCTCCGCCCTGACCAACCAGGTCTCGGTCGATCAGGCGATCGCGCAGTCGCAGACCGTCGCCGAGCGGTTTATGCGACACACGGGTTATATCGAGTAG
- a CDS encoding carbohydrate ABC transporter permease gives MTSSIATPTHSPPPARARSHRSIPARLLVAPSVILLVLWMVVPLAMAIWFAFQRYNLLIPDEREFVGFANFAYILTDPTLWISIGITMVLVVSVLAITIGLGTVLAVLFNQEFPGRGVARVLAISPFFVMPTVSALIWKNMLMHPVNGLFAQITRGLGLGAIDWFADFPLLAIIIIVAWQWLPFSLLILLTAIQSLDTDQMEAARMDGASAMQLFRFVVLPHLNRAIAVVAMIETIFFLTIFAEIFVTTGGGPGLATTNLAYYIYLKALLEFDVGGASAGGLIAVVLANIVAIFLMRSVARNLDS, from the coding sequence ATGACCTCATCTATCGCAACCCCTACCCACTCGCCGCCGCCCGCGCGGGCGCGATCGCACCGCTCAATTCCCGCCCGGCTGCTGGTCGCACCGTCGGTGATTCTGCTGGTGCTCTGGATGGTGGTGCCGCTGGCGATGGCCATCTGGTTTGCCTTCCAGCGCTACAACCTGCTGATTCCTGACGAGCGCGAGTTTGTTGGCTTTGCCAACTTTGCCTACATTCTCACCGACCCCACCCTGTGGATTTCGATCGGCATCACGATGGTGCTGGTGGTGTCGGTGCTGGCGATTACCATTGGCCTCGGCACCGTGCTGGCGGTGCTGTTTAACCAGGAGTTTCCCGGTCGCGGCGTGGCGCGGGTGCTGGCGATTTCACCATTTTTTGTCATGCCCACGGTCAGCGCCCTGATCTGGAAAAACATGCTGATGCACCCGGTGAACGGGCTGTTTGCCCAGATCACGCGGGGGCTCGGCCTGGGGGCGATCGACTGGTTTGCCGACTTCCCGCTGCTGGCGATCATCATCATCGTGGCCTGGCAGTGGCTGCCCTTTTCCCTGCTGATTTTGCTGACGGCAATTCAGTCTCTCGACACCGATCAGATGGAAGCGGCTCGCATGGATGGCGCTAGCGCAATGCAGCTATTCCGCTTTGTGGTGCTGCCCCACCTCAATCGAGCGATCGCCGTGGTCGCCATGATCGAGACGATTTTCTTCCTCACCATCTTTGCCGAAATTTTCGTTACCACCGGGGGCGGTCCTGGCTTGGCCACCACCAACCTGGCCTACTACATCTACCTCAAAGCGCTGCTGGAATTCGACGTCGGTGGAGCCTCGGCGGGCGGTTTGATTGCCGTCGTGCTGGCCAACATCGTGGCGATTTTCTTAATGCGCAGTGTTGCTCGTAATTTGGACTCTTGA
- a CDS encoding carbohydrate ABC transporter permease encodes MATKQSHRWWIPLLGWLVACLLFFPIFWMFITSFKTEVAAVATPPQLFFRPTLENYVAVQTRASYFTFAWNSVVISLGATILSLLLAIPAAYAMSFFPTKRTKGTLLWMLSTKMLPAVGVLVPIYILARETGLLDTRIGLIIIYTLINLPIVVWMIYSFFKEVPKEILEADRMDGASTYQELVHVLLPLALPGIFSTALLSIILSWNEAFWSLNLTTFDAAPLTAFIASFSSPQGLFWAKLSAASSMAIAPILIFGWVSQRQLVRGLTFGAVK; translated from the coding sequence ATGGCAACTAAGCAATCTCACCGCTGGTGGATTCCCCTGCTGGGCTGGCTAGTGGCCTGCCTGCTGTTCTTCCCGATTTTCTGGATGTTTATCACCAGCTTTAAGACCGAGGTGGCGGCGGTCGCCACGCCGCCCCAGCTGTTCTTTCGGCCCACCCTGGAGAACTACGTGGCGGTGCAGACCCGCGCCTCTTACTTCACCTTCGCCTGGAACAGCGTGGTGATCTCCCTAGGGGCGACGATTCTGTCGCTGCTGCTGGCGATTCCGGCGGCCTACGCCATGTCGTTTTTCCCCACTAAGCGTACCAAGGGCACGCTGCTGTGGATGCTCTCGACCAAAATGCTGCCCGCCGTGGGCGTGCTGGTGCCGATCTACATTTTGGCACGGGAGACGGGGCTGCTGGATACCCGCATCGGCCTGATCATTATTTACACCTTAATTAACCTGCCAATTGTGGTGTGGATGATCTACAGCTTCTTCAAGGAAGTACCGAAGGAAATTCTCGAGGCCGATCGCATGGATGGCGCATCCACCTATCAGGAACTGGTGCATGTGTTGCTGCCCCTAGCCCTACCAGGAATCTTCTCCACCGCCCTGCTCTCGATTATTTTGTCGTGGAATGAAGCCTTCTGGAGCCTCAATTTGACCACCTTTGATGCGGCTCCATTGACGGCGTTTATTGCGTCATTTTCGAGCCCCCAGGGTTTGTTTTGGGCAAAGCTATCGGCGGCTTCTAGCATGGCGATCGCCCCCATTCTGATCTTTGGCTGGGTCAGCCAGCGGCAGCTGGTGCGAGGTCTCACCTTTGGGGCCGTCAAGTAG
- a CDS encoding ABC transporter ATP-binding protein, producing the protein MSTVTLRDIHKTYVDNEVIKGVNLDIHDQEFVVFVGPSGCGKSTLLRMIAGLEDITSGDLLVDGERMNDVPPDQRGLAMVFQTYALYPHMTVAENMAFSLRLAGVSKERRMERARDVARILQLEPLLDRKPGKLSGGQRQRVAIGRALVRNPKVFLFDEPLSNLDASLRVQMRIELAGLHESLQSTMIYVTHDQIEAMTLADKIVVLQGGIVEQVGSPLELYHHPRNLFVAGFIGSPKMNFLAVQTTGVQDSGTTVRLPGDATITIPVQPRTLMAGDRATLGIRPEHLRIDASNPTLMGEVLVVERLGGETYLYVKVAGGDTFIVQTDGNSRAKVRDRVPVTIDGHLCHLFDGEGQAIPKAERHPLSLTRHPEVPLQTEAPREQTYEQPIQHHEVPRQAE; encoded by the coding sequence ATGTCAACCGTCACGTTACGAGATATCCATAAAACCTACGTCGATAACGAAGTTATCAAAGGCGTCAATCTCGACATTCATGACCAAGAATTTGTCGTCTTTGTCGGCCCCTCCGGCTGCGGCAAATCGACCCTGCTGCGCATGATTGCTGGTCTAGAAGACATCACCTCGGGCGATTTGCTGGTGGATGGCGAGCGCATGAACGATGTGCCGCCCGACCAGCGGGGGCTGGCGATGGTGTTCCAAACCTACGCCCTGTACCCCCACATGACCGTGGCCGAGAATATGGCCTTTAGCCTGCGCCTAGCCGGGGTTTCTAAGGAGCGGCGCATGGAGCGGGCACGGGATGTGGCGCGGATCTTGCAGCTGGAGCCATTGCTCGATCGCAAGCCGGGCAAGCTCTCGGGAGGGCAGCGGCAGCGGGTCGCGATCGGTCGAGCCCTAGTGCGCAACCCCAAGGTATTCCTCTTTGACGAGCCGCTGTCGAACCTGGATGCATCTTTGCGGGTGCAGATGCGTATCGAGCTGGCAGGGCTGCATGAAAGCCTGCAATCCACCATGATCTACGTCACCCACGACCAAATTGAAGCTATGACCCTGGCCGACAAGATTGTGGTGCTCCAGGGCGGCATCGTTGAGCAGGTCGGTTCGCCCCTAGAGCTGTACCACCATCCCCGCAACCTGTTTGTGGCCGGGTTCATTGGCTCGCCCAAGATGAACTTTTTGGCGGTACAGACCACCGGTGTGCAAGACTCTGGCACCACCGTGCGCCTGCCGGGCGATGCCACCATCACCATTCCGGTGCAGCCAAGAACCTTGATGGCAGGCGATCGCGCCACCCTGGGCATTCGCCCCGAGCACCTGCGGATCGATGCCAGCAACCCCACGCTGATGGGCGAAGTCTTGGTGGTCGAGCGTCTGGGCGGCGAAACCTACCTCTACGTCAAGGTCGCTGGCGGCGACACCTTTATCGTGCAGACCGACGGCAACAGCCGAGCCAAGGTGCGCGATCGCGTCCCCGTCACTATCGATGGTCACCTATGCCACCTGTTTGATGGCGAAGGCCAGGCGATTCCCAAAGCCGAGCGCCATCCCCTCAGCCTCACCCGCCATCCCGAAGTCCCGCTACAAACTGAAGCCCCGCGAGAGCAGACCTATGAACAGCCCATCCAACACCACGAAGTCCCTCGTCAAGCTGAATGA
- a CDS encoding mannitol dehydrogenase family protein, with protein MNSPSNTTKSLVKLNERSLGQLSDRVRVPRYDRSAVTPGIVHIGVGGFHRAHQALYLDNYLEQNPGSDWAICGVGLLEFDQKMRDALESQDCLYTLVERSPAGDDARVIGSITQYLFAPANREAVIETLADPQCRIVTLTITEGGYYVVEGTGEFDANHPTIQHDLQNPDQPQGVYGFLTAALARRQQRGIAPFTVLSCDNIQGNGDMVGRMLTTFADLQTPDLGGWIRENVAFPNCMVDRITPATAPNDLQMVADQFDIDDAWPVVAEPFLQWVVEDRFSAGRPDWESVGVQMTDDVHPYEMMKIRLLNTSHQLIGYLGSLKGYSYVHEAMADAQIRQAVEHLMDEVTPTLHPVPGIDVTQYKQTLVERFSNPKIRDQLPRLCLNSSAKIPKWALGSLRDKLEQNGAIDYLSLTIAAWFRYLNGKDDQGHDMPIDDPMADTLTERAKLGGTDPMPLLNLTEVFGDLSQSSRFVEAVTQYLHQLHELGTEATLAKLL; from the coding sequence ATGAACAGCCCATCCAACACCACGAAGTCCCTCGTCAAGCTGAATGAGCGATCGCTCGGCCAGCTAAGCGACCGGGTGCGCGTGCCCCGGTACGATCGCAGCGCCGTCACCCCCGGCATCGTCCACATCGGCGTCGGCGGCTTTCACCGCGCCCACCAGGCGCTCTATCTAGACAACTACCTGGAGCAAAACCCTGGCAGCGACTGGGCCATCTGCGGCGTCGGCCTGCTGGAGTTTGACCAGAAAATGCGCGATGCTCTGGAGTCCCAGGATTGTTTGTATACCCTGGTGGAGCGATCGCCAGCCGGTGACGACGCCCGCGTCATCGGCTCGATCACCCAATACCTGTTCGCCCCCGCCAACCGCGAGGCCGTGATCGAAACCCTGGCCGACCCCCAGTGCCGCATCGTCACCCTGACCATCACCGAAGGCGGCTACTACGTCGTCGAGGGCACGGGCGAGTTCGACGCTAACCATCCCACGATTCAGCACGACCTGCAAAACCCTGACCAGCCCCAGGGGGTCTACGGCTTTCTCACCGCCGCCCTGGCCCGGCGGCAGCAGCGGGGCATCGCGCCCTTTACCGTGCTCTCCTGCGACAACATTCAGGGCAACGGCGACATGGTGGGCAGAATGTTGACCACCTTTGCCGATCTGCAAACCCCCGACCTGGGCGGATGGATTAGAGAGAACGTCGCCTTCCCCAACTGCATGGTCGATCGCATTACCCCCGCCACCGCCCCCAACGACCTGCAAATGGTGGCCGACCAGTTCGACATTGACGACGCCTGGCCCGTGGTGGCCGAGCCCTTCTTGCAGTGGGTGGTCGAAGATCGCTTCAGTGCCGGACGCCCCGACTGGGAGAGCGTCGGCGTGCAGATGACCGACGACGTGCACCCCTACGAGATGATGAAGATCCGGCTGCTCAATACCAGCCACCAGCTGATTGGCTATCTCGGCTCGCTCAAGGGCTATAGCTACGTTCACGAAGCCATGGCCGACGCCCAGATTCGCCAGGCGGTCGAGCATCTGATGGATGAAGTCACCCCAACCCTGCACCCCGTCCCCGGTATCGACGTCACTCAATACAAGCAGACTCTGGTGGAACGGTTCTCGAACCCGAAAATTCGCGACCAGCTGCCCCGGCTCTGTCTCAACAGCTCGGCCAAGATTCCTAAATGGGCGCTCGGTTCCTTGCGCGACAAGCTAGAGCAGAATGGCGCGATCGACTATCTCAGTCTCACCATCGCTGCCTGGTTCCGCTACCTCAACGGCAAAGACGATCAAGGCCACGACATGCCGATCGACGACCCGATGGCGGATACGCTGACGGAACGGGCGAAGTTGGGCGGCACTGACCCCATGCCGCTGCTGAATTTGACAGAGGTGTTTGGCGACCTCTCCCAGTCGTCACGATTCGTGGAGGCGGTGACCCAGTACCTGCACCAGCTCCATGAATTAGGTACCGAAGCTACCCTGGCTAAGCTGCTCTAG
- the fni gene encoding type 2 isopentenyl-diphosphate Delta-isomerase, with product MTLLPVAHETQTRKADHLRICLEGPVQCAQVTTGLERYRFTHCCLPELDYQDIDLSTVFLGHRLGAPLLISSMTGGTEAAHEINRRLAAVAQRYGLAMGVGSQRVGVENPDVMDTFAVRSQAPDILLLANLGAVQLNYGYGLDHCRRVVDKLAADALILHLNPLQEAVQTGGDTNFKGLLGKIEQLCAVLPVPVIAKEVGNGISAPMVQRLVEAGVAAVDVAGAGGTSWARVESERAIDTHQRRLGQTFGEWGLPTADCIVQARRVAPTLPLIASGGLRHGLDVAKTLALGADLAGLAMPFLQAASESEEAVAALAEVLVAEIRTVLFCTGQESLAGLRQVGVLERD from the coding sequence GTGACTCTACTGCCTGTCGCCCATGAGACCCAGACCCGCAAGGCCGACCACCTGCGCATTTGCCTAGAGGGGCCGGTGCAGTGTGCCCAGGTAACCACAGGGCTAGAGCGCTATCGGTTTACCCACTGCTGTCTACCGGAACTCGACTACCAAGACATCGACCTGAGCACGGTGTTTCTGGGGCACCGACTGGGAGCACCGCTGCTAATTTCGTCGATGACTGGGGGCACCGAGGCGGCGCACGAGATTAACCGGCGACTGGCGGCAGTGGCCCAGCGCTACGGGCTGGCCATGGGGGTCGGCTCTCAACGGGTCGGGGTCGAAAATCCTGACGTGATGGATACGTTTGCAGTGCGATCGCAGGCTCCCGACATTCTGCTGCTGGCGAATCTGGGGGCAGTGCAGCTCAACTATGGTTACGGTCTCGACCACTGCCGCCGTGTGGTAGATAAGCTGGCGGCTGACGCGCTGATCTTGCACCTTAACCCCCTGCAGGAGGCGGTGCAGACCGGCGGCGATACCAACTTTAAGGGTCTGCTAGGCAAGATTGAGCAGCTCTGCGCGGTGTTGCCGGTGCCGGTGATTGCCAAGGAGGTCGGCAACGGCATTTCGGCCCCCATGGTGCAGCGGCTAGTGGAGGCCGGGGTCGCAGCCGTGGATGTGGCCGGAGCCGGGGGCACATCCTGGGCTAGGGTAGAAAGTGAGCGGGCGATCGATACCCACCAGCGGCGGCTGGGGCAGACCTTTGGGGAATGGGGTTTGCCCACGGCAGACTGCATTGTGCAAGCGCGGCGGGTGGCTCCGACCCTGCCGCTGATTGCTTCCGGAGGATTGCGCCACGGGCTGGATGTGGCAAAAACCTTGGCCTTGGGAGCCGATTTGGCAGGGCTAGCGATGCCGTTTTTGCAGGCGGCGAGTGAGTCAGAGGAGGCCGTGGCAGCCCTGGCGGAAGTGCTGGTGGCCGAGATTAGGACAGTACTATTCTGCACCGGGCAAGAAAGTTTGGCTGGGCTCCGCCAGGTGGGCGTGTTAGAGCGAGACTAG
- the pyrR gene encoding bifunctional pyr operon transcriptional regulator/uracil phosphoribosyltransferase PyrR has translation MNTSSNVVKILSAEEMRRTLNRLASEVVERGGDLSRLVLLGIYTRGVPLAHLLAQQIQRLEGVELPVGAIDITLYRDDLDKISTRTPARTEIPFDISDRVVVLVDDVIFSGRTIRAALNAVIDYGRPSAIRLAVLIDRGHRELPVRPDFVGKTLPTAKDESVKVFLQDTDGRDGVELLKRA, from the coding sequence ATGAATACAAGCAGCAACGTGGTCAAGATTTTATCGGCGGAGGAAATGCGCCGCACGCTAAACCGGCTGGCGTCGGAAGTGGTGGAGCGGGGCGGCGATCTGAGCCGTCTGGTGCTGCTGGGCATTTATACCCGAGGCGTGCCCCTGGCCCATCTGCTGGCCCAGCAAATTCAGCGGTTGGAGGGGGTAGAGCTGCCGGTGGGCGCGATCGACATCACCCTGTATCGCGATGACCTGGATAAAATCAGCACGCGCACCCCAGCCCGCACCGAGATCCCCTTCGACATCAGCGATCGCGTCGTCGTGCTGGTAGACGATGTGATCTTTAGCGGCCGCACCATTCGTGCTGCTCTCAACGCGGTGATTGACTATGGCCGGCCCAGCGCCATTCGCTTGGCAGTGTTGATTGACCGGGGCCACCGGGAGCTGCCCGTGCGCCCTGACTTTGTCGGTAAAACCCTGCCGACGGCAAAGGATGAGTCGGTGAAGGTGTTTTTGCAGGATACGGACGGGCGAGATGGGGTGGAGCTGTTGAAGCGGGCTTAG
- a CDS encoding tellurite resistance TerB family protein — MTESSMGTAEALASIALVAIAADGYLADQEGQDMTMLLSRMALFSSYSKDAVHHLFDLLLTRLKTEGPGAMVDQAKAVLPQDLRETAFAVATDLVLSDRTVTPQEQAFLEDLYRILEIPSPLAQQIVQVMTIKNRG, encoded by the coding sequence ATGACCGAGTCATCTATGGGCACCGCAGAGGCGCTGGCCAGCATTGCGCTAGTGGCGATCGCCGCCGACGGCTATTTGGCCGACCAGGAGGGTCAGGATATGACTATGCTGCTGTCGCGCATGGCGTTGTTTAGCAGCTACTCCAAAGATGCTGTGCACCACCTGTTTGATCTGTTGCTGACGCGCCTCAAGACCGAGGGGCCGGGGGCGATGGTTGATCAGGCCAAAGCTGTTTTGCCCCAAGATTTACGGGAGACGGCTTTTGCGGTTGCCACCGATCTGGTGCTGTCTGACCGCACCGTTACGCCCCAGGAGCAAGCATTCTTAGAAGACCTGTACCGAATTTTAGAGATTCCCAGCCCCCTAGCCCAGCAGATTGTGCAGGTGATGACGATCAAGAATCGGGGCTAG
- a CDS encoding S10 family peptidase — translation MPDHTQRQGNTSEHMLGDQAYTASAQWQTLYEHDKPVAELFHVAYTVADQDPAQRPITFVFNGGPGAASAYLHVGALGPRRVVFNSDGSLPRPPVEVADNSESWLSFTDLVFIDPVGTGFSRVLPKDDAKGEKSDDKPDDKGEDKPDEKAKKFWTVDRDLNALGEFIQGYLSAHHRWLSPVFIAGESYGGFRVAKLCRKLQQDYGVGLCGAILISPVMEFMLLEGNDYSLSGWATVIPSMAATAVYHGQVDTTDSPAAHGAKAADFARKSLIPLLALGSTASGEDQQRVFGQLAHLIGLPPEVVQRHRGRIDIVVFARELLRHQQRILGLYDGSVTAIDPFPDRLMHEGTDPTLEGIDRLFTGAINSHLRSTLGVNTTLTYNLLSFEVFKAWEFLPESEYRQGFVGSVDDLRVGMALNPYLQVYITHGIYDLVTPYFSSEHLRDLMNLNPELQPNLTLRHFQGGHMFYTWDESRQLWFEDMQRFYHQASGK, via the coding sequence ATGCCAGATCACACCCAACGTCAGGGCAACACCTCCGAGCACATGCTGGGTGACCAGGCCTACACCGCTTCAGCCCAGTGGCAAACCCTCTACGAACACGACAAGCCCGTGGCGGAGCTGTTCCACGTGGCCTATACCGTTGCCGACCAAGACCCGGCTCAGCGGCCTATTACTTTTGTATTTAATGGCGGACCAGGGGCGGCATCGGCCTATCTGCATGTGGGGGCGCTAGGTCCGCGCCGGGTGGTGTTTAACTCCGACGGTAGCCTGCCGCGTCCGCCGGTAGAGGTGGCCGACAACAGCGAAAGCTGGCTGAGCTTCACCGACTTAGTCTTCATTGACCCCGTGGGCACGGGCTTTAGCCGGGTTTTGCCCAAGGACGACGCTAAAGGTGAGAAATCGGACGACAAGCCTGACGATAAAGGGGAAGACAAACCCGACGAAAAGGCCAAAAAATTCTGGACGGTCGATCGCGATCTCAACGCCCTGGGCGAGTTTATTCAGGGCTATCTCTCGGCTCACCATCGCTGGCTGTCGCCCGTATTTATTGCCGGGGAGAGCTACGGCGGCTTTCGGGTGGCAAAGCTTTGTCGCAAGCTTCAGCAAGACTATGGGGTTGGCCTGTGCGGGGCGATTCTGATTTCGCCGGTGATGGAGTTTATGCTGCTGGAGGGCAACGACTACAGCCTTAGCGGCTGGGCGACGGTGATTCCTTCGATGGCGGCCACGGCGGTGTATCACGGGCAGGTCGACACTACTGATAGCCCGGCTGCCCACGGGGCCAAGGCCGCTGACTTTGCCCGCAAGTCGCTGATTCCTTTGCTAGCCTTGGGCAGCACCGCCTCTGGCGAAGACCAGCAGCGGGTCTTTGGTCAGCTGGCCCATCTGATTGGCCTACCACCGGAGGTGGTGCAGCGCCACCGAGGCCGCATCGACATTGTGGTATTTGCCCGCGAGCTGCTGCGCCATCAGCAGCGCATTTTAGGTCTCTATGATGGCTCAGTCACCGCGATCGACCCCTTCCCCGATCGCTTGATGCATGAGGGCACCGACCCCACCCTAGAGGGCATCGATCGCCTGTTTACCGGAGCTATTAACAGCCACCTGCGCTCGACGTTGGGGGTGAACACCACTCTGACCTACAACCTGCTCAGCTTTGAGGTATTTAAAGCCTGGGAGTTTTTGCCTGAAAGTGAATACCGCCAAGGCTTTGTCGGCTCGGTGGATGATCTGCGGGTGGGCATGGCCCTCAACCCCTACCTCCAGGTCTACATTACCCACGGCATCTATGATCTAGTGACGCCCTACTTCTCGTCAGAGCACCTGAGGGATTTGATGAATCTCAACCCGGAGCTACAGCCAAACCTCACCCTGCGGCATTTTCAGGGAGGCCACATGTTTTATACCTGGGATGAGTCGCGGCAGCTTTGGTTTGAGGACATGCAGCGGTTTTACCACCAGGCGTCGGGTAAGTAG
- a CDS encoding DUF1361 domain-containing protein — protein sequence MRWLLPNIISAFDNVYSGWILWNLFLAAIPLLLSFSLFRRQSLSNRWFLAACVLVGIIGVLGLGPRTPRAVQGLYNLLQDNSSPFSWFELLWLLAVTAFAGLLSLKIFKTKQDPKGWLWWVGLVVFLIFLPNAPYVLTDIIHLIRGTSSGQIRILVVALVFIPLHAAAILLGFEAYVVSILNLAAYLKQHGAKAMILPLELTIHALSAVGIYLGRFLRFNSWDLVTDPTGVIAYTLDALTSKQPAAVIFVTFVILASLYWVMKQITLGLKLRIRYARQGIDALD from the coding sequence ATGAGATGGCTCCTGCCCAACATTATCAGCGCCTTTGATAACGTCTACAGTGGCTGGATTTTGTGGAACTTGTTTTTGGCGGCGATTCCGCTGCTGCTGAGCTTTAGTTTGTTTCGCCGCCAGAGCCTGTCCAACCGATGGTTTTTGGCGGCCTGCGTACTGGTGGGGATAATTGGCGTGCTAGGGCTGGGTCCTCGCACCCCTCGTGCTGTGCAAGGACTCTACAACCTACTCCAAGACAACTCCAGTCCGTTCTCCTGGTTTGAGCTGCTGTGGCTACTGGCGGTTACGGCCTTTGCCGGTCTTCTCAGTCTGAAAATTTTTAAGACCAAGCAAGATCCCAAGGGCTGGCTGTGGTGGGTGGGGCTGGTAGTGTTCTTGATCTTTCTACCCAATGCTCCTTATGTCCTCACCGATATTATTCATTTGATTCGAGGCACCAGCTCGGGACAGATTCGCATTTTGGTTGTGGCTCTGGTGTTCATTCCCCTGCACGCGGCCGCCATTTTGCTGGGGTTCGAAGCCTACGTCGTCTCGATTCTCAACCTGGCTGCCTACCTCAAGCAGCACGGGGCAAAGGCAATGATCTTGCCCCTCGAGCTAACCATTCACGCGCTCAGCGCGGTGGGCATCTACCTAGGCCGATTTCTGCGCTTTAACAGCTGGGATCTGGTCACTGACCCCACTGGCGTCATCGCCTATACCCTCGATGCTCTGACCTCAAAGCAACCAGCGGCCGTTATCTTCGTCACATTTGTTATTTTGGCCAGCCTTTACTGGGTGATGAAACAAATTACCCTGGGGCTGAAGCTGCGCATTCGCTACGCCCGCCAGGGCATAGATGCGCTCGACTAG